A portion of the Salminus brasiliensis chromosome 9, fSalBra1.hap2, whole genome shotgun sequence genome contains these proteins:
- the LOC140562310 gene encoding uncharacterized protein: MLDCQASDDALLELFPALRYIRLSLGKRQLLQLMLLTQSVGERDSWSKAKALSRALGKEIDLSYTPLYFFTCVALGLVLQHSEDLTHLNLSHCQLTDSCLDLLLPHLHKVQLLDLSNNDITDAGAQRLQMILAREQTVHIFNNQITDLRLFMNRQSSPETYHNWPWTSYGCVDTEMKVSTGFAKRIATVAMFDPEIFFHDDKIIYRFDCEIAGEFQCKATGLIFGMRGRGCVEYKVVHWNMCYFSKNSYEPAGPLYNIQTSIGEMHLLHLPHCETEADVVGDISVAHIHEGTMELLTPVKRTSSHVTVHINGLSNFATVRKKGSMTRYVRGQVLLFLEPINRIEQRLWVFLLPRNVSATEIKKQHHEYTSIKTSSDCILRQKGKYCLSSSLKKYKVQPKTYSFHDATDPDYHSAFELFFSSEVSELRVRIHEKRNKLKTRWNRRVILNSNENHASTVKEEGGTYTKGNSLLTEQNWKSSLCDLLEELSKRDLKKLRFYMKDVTDFKPIPYGKLEKKDRQELVDLMVEAWGFQTSVQATDYFMKKLPRNDHAVTSILKPYQIQFGLIKESRVH, encoded by the exons ATGCTTGATTGTCAGGCCAGTGATGATGCGCTGCTTGAACTGTTTCCTGCTTTACGTTATATTCGTCTGAG CCTTGGCAAGCGCCAACTCCTTCAGCTCATGTTACTGACTCAGTCTGTTGGGGAACGAGATTCTTGGAGCAAAGCAAAAGCTCTCTCTAGAGCCCTCGGAAAAGAAATAGATCTCAGTTATACCCCTCTGTACTTCTTTACCTGTGTGGCACTCGGGTTGGTCCTGCAGCATTCTGAAGATCTTACTCATCTCAACCTCAGTCACTGTCAGCTCACTGATTCATGCTTGGACTTGTTGCTTCCACATCTACACAAAGTGCAGCTCCTGGA TCTAAGCAACAATGACATCACTGACGCTGGGGCACAGAGACTGCAGATGATCTTAGCCAGGGAGCAGACTGTGCA CATTTTCAACAACCAGATCACAGATCTGAGGCTTTTCATGAACAGGCAGTCCAGTCCAG AAACATACCATAACTGGCCATGGACCAGTTATGGATGTGTAGACACAGAGATGAAAGTGTCAACTGGTTTTGCGAAG AGAATAGCTACTGTTGCTATGTTTGACCCTGAGATATTCTTCCATGATGACAAAattatttacag ATTCGATTGTGAAATTGCAGGGGAGTTCCAGTGCAAAGCAACAGGACTGATATTTGGCATGAGGGGAAGAGGATGTGTAGAGTACAAAGTGGTTCACTGGAACATGTGCTACTTTTCCAAAAACAGCTATGAACCTGCTGGACCCCTGTATAATATACaaacttctataggagaaatgcACCTACTTCATCTCCCACACTGTGAAACAGAGG CTGATGTGGTCGGAGACATTTCTGTGGCTCATATACATGAGGGTACTATGGAGCTCTTGACCCCAGTGAAGAGAACAAGCAGTCATGTGACAGTTCACATCAATGGTCTCTCTAATTTTGCCACAGTTCGTAAAAAAGGATCTATGACCCGTTATGTCCGGGGGCAGGTTCTACTTTTCCTTGAGCCTATCAACAGAATTGAGCAGAGACTCTGGGTGTTTCTTCTACCCAGAAATGTCTCAGCCACAGAG aTAAAAAAGCAGCATCATGAGTACACGTCCATCAAAACCAGTTCAGATTGCATTCTAAGACAAAAGGGAAAATATTGCTTGTCTTCCAGTCTCAAGAAGTACAAGGTTCAGCCCAAG ACCTACTCTTTTCATGATGCAACTGATCCGGACTATCATTCTGCATTTGAGCTCTTCTTTAGCAGCGAAGTGTCCGAACTCCGAGTGAGGATTCATGAGAAAAGAAACAAATTAAAAACCAGATGGAATCGTAGAGTGATCCTCAATTCTAATG aaaaccATGCAAGTACAGTAAAAGAAGAGGGTGGAACCTATACAAAAG GGAATTCTTTACTAACGGAACAAAATTGGAAGTCATCTTTGTGTGACTTGCTAGAAGAGCTCTCTAAACGTGACTTGAAGAAGTTGAGGTTTTATATGAAGGATGTTACAGACTTTAAGCCCATACCCTATGGTAAACTGGAGAAAAAGGACAGACAGGAACTCGTAGATCTGATGGTAGAAGCATGGGGCTTCCAGACGTCTGTCCAGGCCACTGACTATTTTATGAAGAAGCTGCCACGCAATGATCATGCAGTGACCTCCATACTGAAGCCTTATCAGATTCAGTTTGGCCTTATCAAAGAGTCGAGAGTGCACTGA